A genomic segment from Flavobacterium litorale encodes:
- the lpdA gene encoding dihydrolipoyl dehydrogenase → MKYDVIVLGSGPGGYVTGIRASQLGLKVAIVEKESLGGVCLNWGCIPTKALLKSAQVFDYLKHASDYGLTVKDFDKDFNAVVKRSRGVADGMSKGVQFLMKKNKIDVVMGTGKVKPGKKIDVTDADGKVTELSADHIIIATGARSRELPNLPQDGKKVIGYRKAMTLEKQPKSMIVVGSGAIGVEFAHFYNAMGTDVTIVEFMPNIVPVEDNDISKQFERSLKKAGIKIMTNSSVEKVDTSGDGVKATVKTAKGEEVLEADIVLSAVGIKSNIENIGLEEVGIATDKDKIMVNDYYQTNIPGYYAIGDVAPGQALAHVASAEGILCVEKIAGMHVEPLDYGNIPGCTYATPEIASVGLTEKQAKEKGYELKIGKFPFSASGKAKAAGTPDGFVKVIFDAKYGEWLGCHMIGAGVTDMIAEAVVARKLETTGHEILKAVHPHPTMSEAVMEAVADAYGEVIHL, encoded by the coding sequence CTGGGGGTGTATTCCTACCAAAGCACTACTAAAAAGTGCACAGGTTTTCGACTATCTTAAACACGCATCTGATTACGGACTTACCGTAAAAGATTTTGATAAAGATTTTAATGCTGTAGTTAAGCGTAGTCGTGGCGTAGCCGATGGTATGAGTAAAGGCGTACAGTTTTTAATGAAAAAGAATAAGATTGATGTAGTAATGGGTACGGGTAAAGTAAAACCGGGTAAAAAGATAGATGTTACCGATGCCGATGGTAAAGTAACAGAACTTAGTGCCGACCATATTATTATTGCTACAGGAGCACGTTCGCGCGAGTTGCCTAACCTACCACAAGATGGTAAAAAGGTTATTGGGTACCGTAAAGCCATGACGTTGGAGAAACAACCAAAATCGATGATAGTGGTAGGCTCTGGGGCTATAGGTGTAGAGTTTGCACACTTTTATAACGCTATGGGCACCGATGTTACTATTGTAGAGTTTATGCCCAACATTGTACCTGTAGAGGATAACGATATCTCAAAACAATTTGAGCGTTCGCTTAAAAAAGCGGGTATAAAAATTATGACAAATTCGTCGGTTGAGAAAGTAGATACTTCGGGCGATGGCGTTAAAGCTACGGTTAAAACAGCCAAAGGCGAAGAGGTATTGGAGGCCGATATTGTACTTTCGGCAGTAGGTATAAAATCAAACATCGAAAATATAGGTCTGGAAGAAGTAGGTATTGCTACTGATAAAGACAAGATAATGGTAAACGATTATTACCAAACCAACATACCTGGTTACTATGCCATTGGCGACGTAGCACCTGGGCAAGCCCTAGCACACGTAGCTTCTGCCGAAGGTATATTATGTGTAGAGAAAATAGCAGGGATGCACGTAGAGCCATTAGACTATGGTAATATACCTGGCTGTACGTATGCCACGCCAGAAATTGCATCGGTAGGACTTACTGAAAAGCAAGCTAAAGAAAAAGGATATGAGCTTAAAATAGGTAAATTCCCATTCTCGGCATCAGGTAAAGCAAAAGCAGCGGGTACACCCGATGGTTTTGTAAAAGTTATTTTTGATGCTAAGTATGGCGAATGGTTAGGCTGCCACATGATTGGTGCTGGCGTTACCGATATGATTGCCGAAGCTGTAGTGGCACGTAAGTTAGAAACTACTGGGCACGAAATACTAAAAGCAGTACACCCGCACCCAACCATGAGCGAAGCGGTTATGGAAGCTGTAGCTGATGCTTACGGTGAGGTAATACACTTATAG
- a CDS encoding glycine-rich domain-containing protein, with amino-acid sequence MVLQKESTINLNAEQRVLWDKISVFEIDDPTSEFTFTDRLVRENGWTYEFAVRAVFEYKKFMFLICISNHPLTPSDQVDQVWHLHLLYTQSYWFEFCKHTLKREIHHGPTKGGKQEGDKFTNWYEKTKQAYINSFGYTPPEDIWPSSKIRFSEINFLRVNMHRYWILKKPAFLLKR; translated from the coding sequence ATGGTGCTACAAAAAGAATCAACTATAAATCTGAACGCTGAACAAAGAGTACTGTGGGATAAAATAAGTGTTTTTGAGATAGATGACCCTACCTCTGAATTTACTTTTACCGACAGGTTAGTTCGTGAAAATGGGTGGACTTATGAATTTGCTGTAAGGGCAGTTTTTGAATATAAAAAATTTATGTTTCTTATCTGTATTAGTAACCACCCTCTTACTCCCTCCGACCAAGTTGACCAAGTATGGCATCTACATTTATTATATACACAATCTTACTGGTTTGAATTTTGTAAGCATACACTAAAAAGAGAAATACATCATGGTCCTACCAAAGGGGGTAAACAAGAAGGCGACAAATTTACCAACTGGTACGAAAAAACTAAACAAGCCTATATAAATTCTTTTGGATATACTCCTCCTGAAGATATATGGCCTAGTAGTAAAATACGATTTTCAGAAATCAATTTTCTCAGAGTAAACATGCATCGCTATTGGATATTAAAAAAACCAGCTTTTTTACTTAAAAGATGA
- a CDS encoding OmpW/AlkL family protein produces the protein MKKIVFALMAIGLFSTNSIFAQDDTNDTSNDFKRWQVRLRGIAVVPDESATVGIIGGDADISTTFVPELDFTYFFTKNIAAELILATTKHDVKTTGSDISAVGGPTSTDVDLGSVYLLPPTLTLQYHFLPDEKFRPYAGAGVNYTIFYSEDEGNTVRGIEYDDTFGFALQAGLDVEINDKFFINIDVKKLFLSTDVTVDASNLAEGLSIPAEVDINPWIIGFGIGMRF, from the coding sequence ATGAAAAAAATAGTTTTTGCTCTAATGGCAATCGGATTATTTAGCACAAATTCAATATTTGCACAGGATGATACAAATGATACATCTAACGATTTTAAAAGATGGCAAGTGCGCCTTCGTGGTATAGCTGTAGTACCCGACGAAAGTGCTACTGTTGGCATTATTGGTGGTGATGCTGATATTTCTACCACGTTTGTTCCAGAATTGGATTTTACGTATTTCTTTACTAAAAATATTGCTGCCGAACTTATATTAGCCACAACAAAACACGACGTAAAAACTACAGGATCTGATATCTCAGCCGTTGGCGGTCCTACAAGTACCGATGTAGATTTAGGTAGCGTATATTTACTTCCTCCTACACTAACATTACAATACCACTTTTTACCTGACGAAAAGTTCCGACCGTATGCGGGTGCGGGTGTTAACTATACTATTTTTTATAGTGAAGATGAAGGTAATACCGTACGTGGTATAGAATACGACGATACTTTCGGATTTGCACTACAGGCAGGATTGGATGTAGAAATTAATGATAAATTTTTTATTAATATAGATGTTAAAAAACTGTTTTTAAGCACCGATGTTACCGTAGATGCCTCTAACCTTGCCGAAGGGCTCAGTATACCTGCTGAGGTAGATATTAACCCTTGGATTATAGGTTTTGGTATAGGTATGCGATTTTAA
- a CDS encoding porin family protein: protein MKKIILSLFALIAFTTTLQAQRGGNVEFSIAGGVNFSNVNSYFNNADFNTGYNFQGGIDFYFSEYWSIKAKAIYDSKGWDNDLIVIESRDRGRPSGTYLTDFELDYITVPLMANFHFGYDNNWYINFGPYVGFLLDARATAFDTDVMQDFEDTDVGIAFGLGVKIPVNEYFKFFIEFDGQSGFTDIFERNNRPDVNNYRGAINVGLNFML, encoded by the coding sequence ATGAAAAAAATTATACTTTCATTATTCGCCCTTATAGCATTTACAACTACGTTACAGGCACAGCGTGGTGGCAACGTAGAATTTAGTATTGCAGGTGGGGTTAACTTCTCCAATGTAAATTCATACTTTAATAATGCCGACTTTAATACGGGGTATAACTTTCAAGGTGGTATCGACTTTTATTTTTCGGAATACTGGAGCATTAAAGCGAAAGCGATATACGACAGTAAAGGCTGGGATAACGATTTAATTGTAATTGAAAGTCGTGATAGGGGACGCCCTTCGGGTACATACCTTACCGATTTTGAATTGGATTATATTACCGTACCGCTTATGGCTAATTTTCATTTTGGTTATGATAACAATTGGTATATTAATTTTGGACCTTATGTAGGTTTTTTGTTGGATGCCCGTGCAACTGCTTTTGATACCGATGTTATGCAAGATTTTGAAGATACTGATGTGGGGATTGCCTTTGGTTTAGGTGTAAAAATACCAGTAAACGAATATTTTAAATTTTTTATTGAATTTGATGGACAAAGTGGTTTTACTGATATTTTTGAGCGTAATAACCGCCCAGACGTTAATAACTACAGAGGAGCTATAAACGTGGGACTTAATTTTATGTTATAG
- a CDS encoding cysteine desulfurase family protein — protein sequence MKKVYLDNAATSALRPEVITEITNILSEQYGNPSSTHSFGRSAKVVLETSRKTIAALLNAEPREIIFTSGGTEADNWIIRSAVQHCGVKRIITAKTEHHAVLYAAQAVAEEYNIAIDYVNVLPDGTPDTEHLHRLLAAKIPTLVTLMHVNNEIGTSTDLHQIGTICREYDALFHSDTVQSVGKADLDLTALPVDFIAASAHKFHGPKGVGFAYVQKNSRLKAMLYGGEQEKGMRAGTEGVHQIAGMAKALELSYQNREADKAHITNLRNYLLEQLKLHFPTYKINGTVAGQEHDASTIFYPIANIQLPLPEDKVPMLLFNLDMKGIAVSRGSACQSGSIKPSHVLQEILSDEELCKPSLRVSLAYYNTKEEIDLLLSALKNS from the coding sequence ATGAAAAAAGTATATCTCGATAATGCGGCTACTAGTGCATTACGCCCAGAAGTTATAACCGAAATTACCAACATATTATCAGAACAATACGGAAATCCTTCCTCTACACATAGTTTTGGCAGGAGTGCAAAAGTAGTATTGGAAACAAGCCGTAAAACCATTGCTGCTTTACTTAACGCAGAACCACGCGAAATTATTTTTACCTCGGGTGGTACAGAGGCTGATAATTGGATTATTCGTAGTGCGGTACAGCATTGTGGCGTAAAACGTATTATTACCGCTAAAACGGAGCACCATGCCGTTTTGTATGCTGCACAAGCTGTTGCCGAGGAGTACAATATTGCTATTGATTATGTTAATGTATTACCTGATGGCACACCCGATACGGAGCATTTGCATCGTTTATTAGCAGCAAAAATACCTACATTAGTAACCCTAATGCACGTAAATAACGAAATAGGTACAAGTACAGATTTACACCAAATAGGTACTATATGTAGGGAATACGATGCTTTGTTCCATTCCGATACAGTACAATCTGTAGGTAAAGCAGACCTTGATTTAACGGCTTTGCCTGTAGATTTTATAGCAGCAAGTGCACATAAGTTTCACGGACCTAAAGGTGTTGGTTTTGCCTACGTACAAAAAAATAGCCGATTAAAAGCCATGTTATATGGTGGCGAACAAGAAAAAGGGATGCGTGCAGGTACTGAGGGTGTACACCAAATTGCAGGTATGGCAAAAGCATTAGAATTATCGTACCAAAACCGAGAAGCAGATAAAGCCCATATAACCAACCTACGTAATTATTTGTTGGAGCAATTAAAATTACACTTCCCAACCTATAAAATAAACGGTACTGTAGCAGGGCAGGAGCACGATGCTAGTACCATTTTCTATCCTATAGCAAACATACAACTACCTTTACCCGAAGACAAAGTACCGATGCTTTTGTTTAATTTAGATATGAAAGGGATAGCCGTATCACGCGGTAGCGCGTGCCAGTCGGGGAGTATAAAACCCTCGCATGTATTGCAAGAAATACTATCGGACGAAGAGCTTTGTAAACCATCATTGCGCGTATCGTTAGCATATTATAACACAAAAGAAGAGATTGATTTACTACTAAGTGCATTGAAAAATAGCTAG
- a CDS encoding Smr/MutS family protein, producing MFNIGDTVTVLDDSFNGKVKGFKADMVIVETEEGFDLEFNAKELIKISDTSVLQNFGAQSMQSILKDKELPKKRSFVKQKKSKKDEFVLEVDLHIEKLVPNKRGMSNYDILTLQSDTAKRQLDFAIRNRMPKVVFIHGVGEGVLKAELDFLLGRYDNVTFQDADYKKYGLGATEVYIKQNPNR from the coding sequence ATGTTTAATATAGGTGATACAGTTACGGTGCTGGATGACTCTTTTAACGGAAAAGTAAAAGGGTTTAAAGCCGATATGGTTATTGTGGAAACTGAAGAAGGTTTTGATTTGGAGTTTAACGCCAAAGAACTCATTAAAATATCCGATACATCAGTACTGCAAAATTTTGGTGCACAGAGCATGCAATCCATCCTAAAAGATAAAGAGCTACCTAAAAAGCGAAGCTTTGTAAAACAAAAGAAATCGAAAAAGGATGAGTTTGTACTTGAAGTAGATTTACATATTGAAAAGCTAGTACCGAATAAAAGAGGAATGTCTAACTACGATATTTTAACCCTGCAATCAGACACTGCTAAACGACAGCTTGATTTTGCTATACGCAACAGAATGCCCAAGGTAGTATTTATTCATGGAGTAGGAGAGGGCGTTTTAAAAGCCGAACTTGACTTTTTGCTTGGTAGGTACGATAATGTTACATTTCAGGATGCCGATTATAAAAAATACGGATTAGGAGCTACCGAAGTGTATATAAAACAAAACCCGAACAGATAA
- the rocD gene encoding ornithine--oxo-acid transaminase: MSVLEKLSSADAIALENKYGAHNYHPLPVVLSKGEGVHVWDVEGKQYYDFLSAYSAVNQGHCHPKIVGAMIEQSKTLTLTSRAFYNDQLGKYEEYVTKYFGFDKLLPMNTGAEAVETAIKICRKWAYEKKGIDEKAAKIVVCANNFHGRTTTIISFSNDENAKKNFGPFTSGFIMIPYDDADALEEVLKNDKNIAGFLVEPIQGEAGVYVPAEGYLAKTKAICEAHDVLFIADEVQTGIARTGKLLAVHHEDVQPDILILGKAISGGAYPVSAVLADDHIMNVIKPGQHGSTFGGNPVAAVVAIAALEVVKDEQLAENAETLGQLFRAKLNEYITESNGNIATLVRGKGLLNAVVINDTEDSSTAWDICMKLRDNGLLAKPTHGNIIRFAPPLVMNEEQLLECVHIIINTLKEFEK; the protein is encoded by the coding sequence ATGTCGGTTTTAGAAAAATTAAGTTCGGCTGATGCCATTGCGTTAGAAAATAAATACGGAGCACACAATTATCACCCATTACCAGTAGTACTGAGTAAGGGCGAAGGTGTACATGTTTGGGATGTAGAAGGTAAGCAGTATTATGATTTTCTTTCGGCTTATTCTGCCGTAAATCAAGGACACTGCCATCCAAAAATTGTGGGTGCAATGATTGAGCAATCAAAAACATTAACGCTAACATCAAGAGCATTTTATAACGACCAATTAGGTAAGTACGAAGAGTATGTTACCAAATATTTTGGGTTTGATAAACTGTTACCTATGAATACGGGTGCAGAGGCTGTAGAAACAGCTATAAAAATATGCCGTAAATGGGCATACGAGAAAAAAGGTATTGACGAAAAAGCAGCAAAAATTGTAGTTTGTGCCAATAACTTTCATGGCAGAACAACAACAATAATATCATTCTCTAACGACGAAAATGCTAAAAAGAACTTTGGTCCTTTTACAAGCGGGTTTATTATGATACCGTACGATGATGCAGACGCATTAGAGGAGGTACTAAAAAATGATAAAAACATAGCAGGTTTCTTGGTTGAGCCTATACAGGGCGAAGCAGGGGTATACGTACCAGCGGAAGGATACTTGGCTAAAACCAAAGCAATTTGCGAGGCACACGATGTTTTGTTTATTGCTGATGAGGTACAAACAGGTATTGCCAGAACAGGTAAATTACTAGCCGTACACCACGAAGATGTACAACCCGATATTTTAATACTTGGTAAAGCAATATCTGGAGGTGCATACCCTGTATCGGCAGTATTGGCAGACGACCATATTATGAATGTAATTAAACCAGGGCAGCACGGTTCTACATTTGGGGGTAACCCAGTAGCAGCAGTAGTAGCTATAGCAGCGTTAGAAGTGGTTAAAGACGAACAGTTAGCAGAAAACGCCGAAACTTTAGGGCAATTATTCAGAGCAAAACTCAACGAATACATTACAGAAAGTAATGGTAATATTGCTACACTTGTTAGAGGAAAAGGGTTACTAAACGCCGTTGTTATAAACGATACCGAAGACAGTTCTACCGCTTGGGATATTTGCATGAAATTACGTGATAACGGATTGCTTGCTAAACCAACACATGGTAATATTATCCGTTTTGCACCACCATTGGTAATGAATGAAGAACAATTGCTAGAATGTGTACATATTATAATTAATACACTAAAAGAGTTCGAAAAATAA
- a CDS encoding DinB family protein yields the protein MDLIHLLNEELQRESVVTRKMLAQIPEEHFEWQPHPKSMKMKILASHIAELPDWIVTTIQTDELDFAVTQYEPKIVASTGELLDFFEEKLAEGKKALAEADINTFNDVWVLRKGDEIYTRDTKYEVLRMCLAQIIHHRAQLGVYFRLLDMPVPATYGPSADDMSF from the coding sequence ATGGATTTAATTCATTTATTAAACGAAGAATTACAAAGAGAGAGTGTTGTAACACGCAAAATGCTTGCACAAATTCCAGAAGAACATTTCGAGTGGCAACCGCATCCTAAAAGTATGAAAATGAAAATATTGGCATCGCACATAGCCGAATTACCCGATTGGATTGTTACCACAATACAAACCGATGAACTTGATTTTGCCGTTACCCAATACGAACCAAAAATTGTAGCAAGTACAGGAGAATTACTCGACTTTTTTGAAGAGAAACTAGCCGAAGGTAAAAAAGCACTAGCAGAAGCCGATATAAATACTTTTAACGATGTTTGGGTACTGCGTAAAGGTGATGAAATTTACACCCGCGATACAAAGTACGAAGTACTACGTATGTGCTTGGCTCAAATAATACATCACCGTGCACAACTGGGTGTTTATTTTAGGTTGTTGGATATGCCTGTGCCTGCAACTTACGGACCAAGTGCCGACGATATGAGTTTTTAA
- a CDS encoding helix-turn-helix transcriptional regulator: MNRFDRITAMLIQLQSKKVVKAQDIANRFDISLRTVYRDIRTLEEAGVPIYGEAGIGYSLVDGYRLPPVMFTPEEAMAFVTAEKLMEKFTDIALQTNFASALYKVKAVLRASDKQLVDNLEGYIEVTKKRSNNNKYPQNTLDVLIKAIAERKAVQMEYRALNKDSNSQRLIEPIGVFHENEHWYTVAYCHLRETYRQFRIDRVKNIQLTQQKQQQRTTLREYREQEQLQRDCVPQKVVLRIDKRVVPYIQEQRYQYGFVSEEVKDDYVDMTFTSHYLYEGFARWIMMFADYAEVLEPESLKDRIATLVEKISEKMNLEKSY; encoded by the coding sequence ATGAACCGTTTTGATAGGATAACCGCCATGCTAATACAGCTACAATCTAAAAAAGTTGTAAAAGCACAAGACATTGCCAATAGGTTCGATATAAGCCTTCGTACTGTATATCGCGATATTCGTACGTTAGAAGAAGCAGGCGTACCCATATACGGCGAAGCAGGGATTGGTTATTCTTTAGTAGATGGGTATAGGCTGCCTCCAGTAATGTTTACCCCCGAAGAAGCGATGGCTTTTGTAACAGCCGAAAAGCTAATGGAAAAGTTTACAGATATAGCATTGCAAACCAACTTTGCATCGGCGCTGTACAAAGTAAAAGCAGTACTACGGGCTAGCGACAAACAACTTGTAGATAATCTTGAGGGGTATATAGAAGTTACTAAAAAACGCAGTAACAATAATAAATATCCGCAAAACACATTAGATGTACTTATAAAAGCTATTGCCGAACGAAAGGCTGTACAAATGGAATACCGCGCACTTAATAAAGATAGTAATAGCCAACGTTTAATAGAACCCATAGGCGTATTCCACGAAAACGAGCACTGGTACACCGTTGCCTACTGCCACCTCCGTGAAACATACCGACAATTTAGGATAGATAGGGTTAAAAATATACAGCTAACCCAACAAAAGCAACAGCAACGCACCACATTGCGCGAATACAGGGAGCAGGAGCAATTACAACGCGATTGTGTACCCCAAAAAGTTGTTTTACGTATTGATAAAAGGGTTGTACCCTACATACAAGAACAACGCTACCAGTACGGTTTTGTATCGGAAGAGGTTAAAGATGATTATGTTGATATGACATTTACATCGCATTATTTATACGAAGGCTTTGCCCGATGGATAATGATGTTTGCCGATTATGCTGAGGTACTAGAACCAGAGTCGCTCAAGGATAGAATAGCAACACTCGTAGAAAAAATTTCGGAAAAAATGAATTTAGAAAAATCCTACTGA
- a CDS encoding OsmC family protein encodes MKRNATAIWEGSLKQGEGRLSTESNVLNNTQYSFKTRFESGNGTNPEELIAAAHSGCFTMQLTAYLNEAGYDVASIETKCDVDFRDGSVVSSHLSVIARVDDINTATFQQHVQKAEKNCPISKLLNTKISSSATLVQN; translated from the coding sequence ATGAAACGAAATGCTACAGCTATTTGGGAAGGCTCTCTTAAACAAGGTGAAGGAAGACTTAGTACAGAAAGTAATGTACTTAACAACACACAATACTCTTTTAAAACCCGTTTTGAAAGCGGTAATGGTACCAACCCCGAAGAGCTTATTGCTGCGGCACACTCAGGATGCTTTACCATGCAACTTACAGCATATTTAAACGAAGCAGGATATGATGTAGCTTCTATCGAAACAAAATGTGATGTTGATTTTCGAGATGGTAGCGTGGTAAGTTCACACCTGTCTGTAATTGCTAGGGTAGATGATATTAATACAGCAACATTCCAGCAACATGTACAAAAGGCAGAAAAAAATTGCCCTATATCCAAACTGCTTAACACTAAAATATCATCTAGCGCAACATTAGTGCAAAACTAA
- a CDS encoding DUF1697 domain-containing protein has protein sequence MPAYLALLRAVNVSGHNIIKMEHLRKLMAANGYNNVQTYIQSGNIVFELEETDKAKIAYDIKLLLYKEYGYDVVVYIYDAADLEQIIANNPYTDDVPEPSGKKKYFVVFLTHEVTPQGLDKMKKYNRSDDAFKAVGKIVYLKLSQSAADSKLTNAFIENKLGNNCKATIRNWNTTLKMLTMLQTVNE, from the coding sequence ATGCCTGCTTATTTAGCTTTACTTCGTGCCGTTAACGTTAGCGGACACAATATTATAAAAATGGAGCATTTACGAAAACTAATGGCTGCAAATGGTTATAATAATGTGCAAACCTACATACAAAGTGGGAATATTGTTTTTGAGTTGGAGGAAACAGATAAGGCTAAGATAGCCTACGATATAAAATTACTTTTATACAAAGAATACGGTTATGATGTAGTAGTTTATATATACGATGCTGCCGATTTAGAACAGATTATAGCCAATAACCCTTATACTGACGATGTACCAGAGCCATCGGGCAAAAAAAAGTATTTTGTAGTATTCCTTACCCACGAAGTTACACCGCAGGGCTTGGATAAAATGAAAAAATACAATCGTAGTGACGATGCTTTTAAAGCTGTAGGTAAAATAGTGTATTTAAAACTATCGCAAAGTGCAGCAGACTCTAAATTAACCAATGCTTTTATAGAGAATAAATTGGGTAACAATTGCAAGGCTACTATACGCAATTGGAACACCACATTAAAAATGCTGACTATGTTGCAAACAGTAAACGAGTAA
- the rlmD gene encoding 23S rRNA (uracil(1939)-C(5))-methyltransferase RlmD, with amino-acid sequence MGRKRREEIIFENIEVLDAGARGVSVAKAPDGKVIFIPNVVPGDVVDVQTFKKRKAYYEGKATKFHEYSEHRITPVCQHFGSCGGCKWQNMTYERQLFYKNREVYNNLKRIGKIELPDFEPILGSEKQFFYRNKMEFSFSNSRWMTEEEIQSDKEIENSNALGFHIPRMWDKILDITHCSLQEDPSNAIRNEVRDFANANGLAFFNPREHSGLLRTLMLRTASTGEIMVLIQFYDDDKEKRELLLNHLQAKFPEITSLQYVVNQKANDTIYDQDVTLYKGRDYILEEMEGLHFSINAKSFYQTNSAQAYELYKITRDFAGLTGNELVYDLYTGTGTIAQFVAKKAGKVIGVEAVPEAIEDAKENAKRNNITNCEFFVGDMKVVFNDAFIAAHGKPDVIITDPPRDGMHKDVVAQLINIAPKRIVYVSCNSATQARDLALLDEHYKVTRVRPVDMFPQTHHVENVVLLEKR; translated from the coding sequence ATGGGAAGAAAAAGAAGAGAGGAAATTATTTTTGAAAATATTGAAGTACTGGATGCTGGTGCAAGAGGTGTATCGGTAGCTAAAGCCCCCGATGGTAAAGTTATTTTTATACCCAACGTGGTACCTGGTGATGTGGTAGATGTACAAACATTTAAAAAACGTAAAGCCTATTACGAAGGTAAAGCCACTAAATTTCACGAGTATTCGGAACACAGAATAACACCTGTATGCCAACACTTTGGCTCGTGCGGTGGTTGTAAATGGCAAAACATGACGTATGAGCGTCAATTGTTTTACAAAAACAGAGAGGTATATAATAACCTAAAACGCATTGGTAAAATTGAACTCCCTGATTTTGAACCCATACTTGGAAGCGAAAAACAGTTTTTTTACCGTAATAAAATGGAATTCTCTTTCTCTAATAGCCGTTGGATGACGGAAGAGGAAATACAAAGCGATAAAGAAATTGAGAATAGTAATGCTCTTGGTTTTCATATCCCTCGAATGTGGGATAAAATATTGGATATAACCCATTGTAGCCTACAGGAAGACCCTAGTAATGCCATACGTAACGAGGTTAGAGATTTTGCTAATGCAAACGGATTGGCTTTTTTCAACCCAAGAGAGCATTCTGGTTTATTGCGTACCTTAATGTTACGTACAGCCTCTACTGGCGAAATAATGGTACTGATACAATTTTATGATGATGATAAAGAAAAGCGTGAGCTGTTATTAAATCATCTTCAGGCAAAATTCCCAGAAATAACATCGCTACAATATGTAGTAAACCAAAAGGCTAACGATACTATATACGACCAAGACGTAACCCTTTATAAAGGTAGGGATTACATACTGGAAGAGATGGAAGGCTTACACTTTAGCATTAATGCTAAATCGTTTTACCAAACCAATTCCGCGCAAGCGTACGAGCTATACAAAATAACGCGCGATTTTGCAGGACTTACAGGTAACGAGCTCGTTTATGATTTATATACAGGTACGGGCACTATTGCACAATTTGTAGCCAAAAAAGCAGGCAAAGTAATTGGTGTTGAGGCTGTACCCGAAGCGATTGAAGATGCTAAAGAAAACGCCAAACGCAATAACATTACCAATTGTGAGTTTTTTGTTGGTGATATGAAGGTAGTATTTAACGATGCGTTTATTGCTGCACACGGTAAACCTGATGTTATTATTACCGACCCACCGCGCGATGGTATGCATAAAGATGTAGTAGCGCAATTAATTAATATAGCACCCAAACGTATAGTATACGTTAGTTGCAACTCGGCTACACAGGCACGCGATTTGGCATTATTAGACGAACACTATAAGGTTACCCGTGTGCGCCCCGTAGATATGTTTCCGCAAACGCACCATGTGGAAAATGTTGTACTTTTGGAAAAACGATAA
- a CDS encoding DUF6452 family protein, with translation MRKIFASLLLLLATLCCFWGCEKDDICADGTATTPNLIITLLNQDNQTERKAGNIQYFMDVDGEVNLIGPSVTDSIVVPLRTDVNTVRWGFTLITTGTGGTSNYNTDYLEFNYTRNDIYVSRACGYKTFFYLDDDTTENLNPTLTDTVPADNLWIQDVIITRNNVEDEESAHVQIYY, from the coding sequence ATGAGAAAAATATTCGCTTCGTTATTACTACTACTAGCTACCCTATGTTGCTTTTGGGGTTGCGAAAAAGATGATATATGTGCCGATGGTACTGCTACTACCCCAAACTTAATTATTACATTACTTAACCAAGATAACCAAACGGAGCGTAAAGCAGGCAACATACAATACTTTATGGATGTAGATGGCGAGGTAAACCTTATTGGACCTAGCGTTACCGACAGTATTGTAGTACCCTTGCGTACCGATGTAAATACTGTACGATGGGGTTTTACCCTTATTACTACAGGTACAGGCGGTACCAGCAACTACAATACCGATTACTTAGAGTTTAACTATACTCGTAACGATATATACGTATCGCGTGCGTGTGGGTACAAAACATTTTTTTACCTTGACGATGATACTACAGAGAACTTAAACCCTACACTTACCGATACTGTACCCGCTGATAACCTTTGGATACAAGATGTAATTATAACCCGAAATAACGTAGAAGATGAAGAATCGGCGCATGTGCAAATTTATTATTAA